The Listeria monocytogenes genome window below encodes:
- the rpsB gene encoding 30S ribosomal protein S2: MPVISMKQLLEAGVHFGHQTRRWNPKMKKYIFTERNGIYIIDLQKTVKKVDEAFNFMREVASDNGTILFVGTKKQAQESVRDEAIRSGQYFVNHRWLGGTLTNFETIQKRIQHLKKIERMEADGTFEVLPKKEVVLLKKEQEKLERFLGGIKDMKGLPDALFIVDPRKERIAVAEARKLHIPIIGIVDTNCDPDEIDYVIPANDDAIRAVKLLTAKMADAIIEVNQGEELTEAEVAPVEEKATEETTEA, encoded by the coding sequence ATGCCTGTTATTTCAATGAAACAATTACTCGAAGCAGGAGTTCACTTCGGCCATCAAACTCGCCGTTGGAACCCAAAAATGAAGAAATATATCTTCACAGAAAGAAATGGTATTTATATCATTGACCTACAAAAAACAGTGAAAAAAGTAGACGAAGCTTTCAACTTCATGCGTGAAGTAGCTAGCGACAACGGAACTATCCTGTTCGTAGGAACTAAAAAACAAGCGCAAGAATCCGTTCGCGACGAAGCTATCCGTTCTGGACAATATTTCGTGAATCATCGTTGGTTAGGTGGTACTTTAACTAACTTTGAAACTATTCAAAAACGTATTCAACACCTTAAAAAAATCGAAAGAATGGAAGCAGATGGAACTTTTGAAGTCCTTCCTAAAAAAGAAGTTGTCCTTCTTAAAAAAGAACAAGAAAAATTAGAACGCTTCTTAGGCGGAATCAAAGACATGAAAGGTCTTCCTGATGCATTATTCATCGTTGACCCACGCAAAGAACGTATTGCGGTTGCAGAAGCTCGTAAACTTCATATTCCTATCATCGGTATTGTTGATACAAACTGTGATCCGGATGAAATCGACTACGTAATCCCTGCAAATGATGACGCTATCCGCGCGGTTAAACTTTTAACTGCTAAAATGGCTGACGCTATCATTGAAGTGAACCAAGGGGAAGAGTTAACGGAAGCGGAAGTTGCTCCTGTAGAAGAAAAAGCTACAGAAGAAACTACGGAAGCATAA
- a CDS encoding ArpU family phage packaging/lysis transcriptional regulator has translation MSTTKNNIDYIKTVQNIKNFFDEFQYLVFLLGSKNKIKLNTDGLIEIKVLTGNKISLTPIGHLVQFYIGILNDMKAIHRFILIKCYINKQKDILTMMEMPYESAQFKRIKKYAVLSLAEKLEMIVEKN, from the coding sequence GTGTCAACGACGAAAAACAATATAGATTACATTAAAACAGTACAAAACATAAAAAATTTTTTTGATGAATTCCAATATTTGGTTTTTCTACTAGGTTCTAAAAATAAAATAAAGCTCAATACAGACGGATTAATAGAAATAAAAGTGTTAACAGGTAATAAAATAAGTTTGACTCCTATAGGCCATTTAGTTCAATTCTATATAGGAATATTAAATGACATGAAAGCAATACATCGTTTTATTTTAATTAAATGTTATATCAATAAGCAAAAAGATATTCTAACAATGATGGAAATGCCTTATGAAAGTGCGCAATTTAAAAGAATAAAAAAATATGCTGTTCTTAGTTTAGCCGAAAAGCTTGAAATGATTGTTGAAAAAAATTAG
- the tsf gene encoding translation elongation factor Ts: MANITAQMVKELREKTGAGMMDCKKALVETEGDMEKAIDYLREKGIAKAAKKSDRVASEGMTHVISNEKHAVVLEVNAETDFVAKNDNFQQLVDALAKQILAVRPDSLEDALKTEMPNGQTVQDYITEAITKIGENISLRRFEVKEKADNSAFGEYIHMNGRIGVLTLLEGTTDTTVAKDVAMHIAAINPKYISREDVSTEEVEDEKEVLTQQALNEGKPANIVEKMVEGRLKKYLSEISLEDQPFVKNPDITVGEYVKQSGGKVVSFVRFEVGEGIEKKEDNFVEEVMSQVKK; the protein is encoded by the coding sequence ATGGCTAATATTACAGCTCAAATGGTAAAAGAATTACGCGAAAAAACTGGTGCTGGTATGATGGATTGTAAAAAAGCACTTGTAGAAACAGAAGGAGATATGGAAAAAGCAATTGATTATCTTCGTGAAAAAGGAATCGCTAAAGCTGCGAAAAAATCTGACCGTGTTGCTTCTGAAGGTATGACTCATGTAATCAGCAATGAAAAACATGCCGTAGTACTGGAAGTTAATGCTGAAACAGATTTCGTTGCTAAAAACGATAACTTCCAACAATTAGTTGACGCTTTAGCTAAACAAATTCTTGCAGTTCGTCCAGATAGTTTAGAAGACGCACTTAAAACAGAAATGCCTAATGGCCAAACTGTTCAAGACTACATTACTGAAGCAATTACAAAAATCGGTGAAAACATTTCCCTTCGTCGTTTTGAAGTAAAAGAAAAAGCAGACAACTCTGCTTTCGGTGAATACATCCACATGAACGGACGTATTGGTGTTCTTACACTTCTTGAAGGAACTACTGACACTACAGTTGCTAAAGACGTTGCAATGCACATCGCTGCAATCAACCCTAAATACATTTCTCGTGAAGACGTTTCTACTGAAGAAGTGGAAGACGAAAAAGAAGTATTAACGCAACAAGCATTAAACGAAGGTAAACCAGCTAATATCGTTGAAAAAATGGTAGAAGGCCGTTTGAAAAAATATCTAAGCGAAATTTCCTTAGAAGACCAACCTTTCGTTAAAAACCCAGACATCACTGTAGGTGAATACGTGAAACAAAGCGGTGGTAAAGTTGTATCATTCGTACGTTTCGAAGTAGGCGAAGGAATCGAGAAAAAAGAAGATAACTTTGTTGAAGAAGTAATGAGCCAAGTGAAAAAATAA